A window of Vidua macroura isolate BioBank_ID:100142 chromosome 32, ASM2450914v1, whole genome shotgun sequence contains these coding sequences:
- the LOC128820939 gene encoding LOW QUALITY PROTEIN: histone H3-like centromeric protein A (The sequence of the model RefSeq protein was modified relative to this genomic sequence to represent the inferred CDS: inserted 2 bases in 1 codon): MPRPKPTPRRRGGPPXPPPPSPRPRARRRHPGQRALQEICRYQSSTRLVLCPSPFARLVQELCLLFTRGVDYSWQRMALLALQEGGVRGPRRGGGGSQRGWRGPMGPPMVSRGLRGWGGG; encoded by the exons ATGCCTCGCCCCAAACCCACACCCCGACGGCGCGGCGgtccccc gcccccccccccaTCGCCCCGGCCGCGGGCACGCA GGCGCCACCCAGGTCAGCGGGCATTGCAGGAGATCTGCAGGTACCAGAGCAGCACCCGCCTggtgctgtgccccagcccctTCGCCCGCCTG gtgcaggagctctgcctgctcttcACCCGCGGGGTGGATTACAGCTGGCAGCGCAtggccctgctggcactgcaggagggagggGTCAGAGGGCCCAGGCGTGGTGGAGGGGGttcacagaggggctggaggggtcCTATGGGTCCTCCAATGGTATCCAGGGGACTaagggggtggggagggggctga